In Silene latifolia isolate original U9 population chromosome X, ASM4854445v1, whole genome shotgun sequence, the following proteins share a genomic window:
- the LOC141617889 gene encoding putative kinase-like protein TMKL1 — protein sequence MHNYLLLKLLLCLLIPTFIIIISIFFIYLYRKTSTSTETSATATVTASENPETGNIKNNEKEEEEEPELMCFSGGEDLKVSDILDAPGEVIGKSSYGTLYKANLTRKNSTLLLRFLRPACSGSLGDVINVVHSTGFIRHEHLVPLLAFYVGPRGEKLLVYPFYHHLNLSQFIKDGNIESHKWDTIYKIALGLVKGLAYLHSGLVKPVIHGNLKSKNILLGPNFQPFISDYSLHLLLNPNAGQEMLENSAFQGYKAPELMKIKDARESTDIYSLGIILLELLTGREPINLNASDPQEMHLPNAIRKAILDHRIKDLYHPGLVLNLTGNQRYRIEDSALKLVQIAISCCSPSPSLRPLAHEVVRKFVDLNNE from the exons ATGCACAATTATTTATTACTAAAACTACTCTTATGTCTACTAATCCCAACATTCATAATCAtaatctccattttcttcatctACTTATACAGAAAAACCAGTACATCAACAGAAACATCAGCAACAGCAACTGTAACAGCATCAGAAAACCCAGAAACAGGAAACATaaaaaacaatgaaaaagaagaagaagaagaaccaGAATTAATGTGTTTTTCAGGAGGTGAAGATCTGAAAGTATCAGACATATTAGATGCACCAGGTGAAGTAATTGGGAAATCAAGTTATGGTACATTGTATAAAGCAAATTTAACAAGAAAGAATTCAACTTTGTTACTTAGATTTTTGAGGCCTGCTTGTAGTGGGTCCCTTGGAGATGTGATTAATGTTGTACATTCAACTGGGTTTATTAGACATGAGCATTTGGTCCCTCTTTTGGCTTTTTATGTGGGTCCCAGAGGTGAAAAGCTTCTTGTTTACCCATTTTATCATCATCTCAATCTTTCTCAGTTCATTAAAG ATGGCAACATCGAATCTCACAAATGGGACACAATCTACAAGATTGCCCTTGGTTTAGTCAAGGGACTGGCTTATCTTCACTCAGGACTAGTCAAACCCGTAATACATGGCAATCTGAAGTCCAAAAACATACTCTTAGGTCCAAATTTTCAGCCATTCATATCCGATTACAGCTTACATTTGCTTCTGAACCCCAATGCCGGACAAGAAATGCTCGAGAATTCAGCTTTTCAGGGGTACAAAGCTCCTGAGCTAATGAAAATCAAGGATGCTCGTGAAAGTACTGATATATACAGTTTGGGAATCATCTTACTAGAGCTACTGACTGGCAGAGAACCTATCAATTTAAATGCCTCAGATCCTCAGGAGATGCATTTGCCAAATGCTATCAGAAAAGCAATCCTTGATCACAGAATAAAGGACTTGTATCATCCAGGCTTAGTACTCAATTTGACCGGAAACCAAAGATACCGGATAGAAGACAGTGCCCTTAAACTGGTTCAGATCGCGATATCCTGTTGTTCTCCTTCCCCATCTCTTAGACCCCTTGCCCATGAAGTTGTCAGAAAGTTCGTGGACTTAAACAATGAATAG